One stretch of Cohnella algarum DNA includes these proteins:
- a CDS encoding zinc-dependent alcohol dehydrogenase family protein, with protein MRAAVLRGKQDMTVEVGRPLSALKHGEVRIAVRACGICGTDQHIYHGHPGSAAVRPPIVLGHELAGEVIEVGDGVVGIKAGDRVSVDPNIYCGACEFCRNGRPHLCDRLQAVGVTRDGGMGELCDVPAANCYLLPDEVSDVEGALVEPLGCVLHGYKKLDVRPVSTAVIIGGGFIGQLFLQLVRKQAARVAVFEPVAGKRGQLEALGADDEAAVRAWAGKADIVIECVGRRQSMELAFAVARKGGQVLLFGVSSPETEISVSPYAIFSKELRIMGSFVNPFTHEEAIALIRGKAVDVEGLVSHRFALDEVPQVMGAYPMLNVAKGVIVHGR; from the coding sequence ATGCGCGCAGCGGTGTTGAGGGGAAAACAGGACATGACGGTGGAGGTTGGACGGCCTCTTTCGGCGCTAAAGCACGGCGAAGTGCGGATCGCGGTTCGGGCGTGCGGCATTTGCGGCACGGACCAGCACATTTACCACGGCCATCCGGGTTCGGCGGCCGTCCGTCCGCCGATCGTGCTCGGCCACGAGCTGGCCGGGGAAGTGATCGAAGTCGGCGACGGGGTTGTCGGCATCAAGGCCGGGGATCGGGTGTCGGTCGATCCCAACATTTATTGCGGGGCCTGCGAATTTTGCCGGAACGGCCGGCCGCATTTGTGCGACCGTCTGCAGGCGGTCGGCGTCACCCGCGACGGCGGCATGGGCGAGCTGTGCGACGTTCCCGCCGCCAACTGCTATTTGCTGCCCGACGAGGTCAGCGACGTCGAGGGCGCGCTGGTGGAGCCGCTCGGCTGCGTGCTGCACGGCTACAAGAAGCTTGACGTGCGGCCGGTCAGCACCGCGGTCATCATCGGCGGCGGCTTTATCGGCCAGCTGTTTCTGCAGCTGGTTCGCAAGCAGGCCGCGCGCGTCGCCGTTTTCGAGCCCGTGGCCGGCAAGCGCGGGCAGCTCGAGGCGCTGGGCGCGGACGACGAAGCGGCCGTGCGGGCATGGGCCGGCAAGGCCGACATCGTCATCGAATGCGTCGGACGCCGCCAATCGATGGAGCTGGCGTTCGCCGTTGCCCGCAAGGGCGGGCAGGTGCTGCTGTTCGGCGTGTCGTCGCCGGAAACGGAAATTTCCGTTTCGCCTTATGCGATCTTCTCGAAAGAGCTGCGCATTATGGGGTCGTTCGTCAACCCGTTCACCCACGAGGAAGCGATCGCCCTCATCCGCGGCAAGGCCGTGGACGTGGAAGGGCTGGTCAGCCACCGGTTTGCGCTGGACGAGGTTCCCCAAGTGATGGGGGCCTATCCGATGCTGAACGTCGCCAAGGGCGTCATCGTGCACGGGCGGTAA
- a CDS encoding AAA family ATPase yields the protein MYLKSLQLLRSDRFSRDEYPFTIPAVKALETLSFRANVTFFVGENGSGKSTLLEAIAYQCGFNTAGGGRNNAYEVEASHSALGEHIRLSWLPKVTNGFFMRAETFYHFASHLDTMPQSLGYYGGRSLHEQSHGEAFLSLFANRFGKKAIYLLDEPEAALSPARQLALLHIIKDLEKEAQFIIATHSPILLGYPNAQILDFDALPIQEIRYEDTLHYVITRRFLENRDAVLKELFEE from the coding sequence ATGTACTTGAAGAGCTTGCAATTGCTGAGAAGCGACCGCTTTTCCCGGGACGAATACCCTTTTACCATACCGGCCGTGAAGGCTCTCGAAACGCTTTCGTTCCGCGCCAACGTGACGTTTTTCGTCGGAGAGAACGGCTCGGGAAAATCCACGCTGCTCGAGGCGATCGCATACCAATGCGGGTTCAACACGGCCGGCGGCGGCAGAAACAACGCGTACGAGGTGGAAGCCTCGCATTCGGCGCTCGGGGAGCACATCCGGCTTTCCTGGCTGCCGAAGGTGACGAACGGCTTTTTCATGCGGGCCGAGACGTTTTACCATTTCGCCTCCCATCTCGATACGATGCCGCAAAGCCTGGGCTACTACGGCGGACGTTCGCTGCACGAACAATCCCATGGCGAGGCGTTCCTTTCGCTGTTCGCCAACCGATTCGGAAAAAAAGCGATCTACCTGCTGGACGAGCCCGAAGCGGCGCTCTCGCCGGCCCGGCAGCTCGCGCTTCTCCATATCATCAAGGATTTGGAGAAAGAGGCTCAATTCATCATCGCCACGCATTCCCCCATCCTGCTCGGGTATCCGAACGCCCAAATTCTCGATTTCGACGCTTTGCCGATTCAAGAAATCCGCTACGAGGACACGCTGCATTATGTCATTACGAGACGTTTTCTCGAAAACAGGGACGCCGTGCTGAAGGAATTGTTCGAGGAATGA
- a CDS encoding chromate transporter, whose product MLWELFAVFLKIGLVSFGGGYAVLPLIQHEVSANGWLTEAQYQTAVSLAGMAPGPIATNSATLIGYETAGLAGAAFATLGMVLPSLAVVMLVSAFLFRRREEKWVKSSFYGLRPIVAGLIAYAAIHFAFPAMGDTVFTWTTVLTLAIAAGSLLAMIKYKLSPFAVVLAAGAAGVILF is encoded by the coding sequence ATGCTTTGGGAATTGTTCGCGGTTTTTTTGAAAATCGGACTCGTTTCGTTCGGCGGAGGGTACGCGGTGCTTCCGCTTATTCAGCATGAGGTTTCGGCGAACGGATGGCTGACCGAGGCGCAATATCAGACGGCCGTCTCGCTTGCCGGCATGGCGCCGGGACCGATCGCCACGAACAGCGCCACCCTGATCGGCTACGAAACGGCGGGACTTGCGGGCGCGGCGTTCGCGACGCTGGGCATGGTGCTGCCTTCGCTCGCCGTCGTCATGCTCGTTTCGGCGTTTTTGTTCCGGCGCCGCGAGGAAAAATGGGTGAAGTCGTCCTTCTACGGCTTGCGGCCGATCGTGGCCGGGCTGATCGCCTACGCCGCGATTCATTTCGCATTTCCGGCCATGGGCGACACCGTCTTCACCTGGACGACCGTTCTTACCCTCGCCATCGCCGCCGGCAGCCTGCTGGCGATGATCAAGTACAAGCTGTCGCCGTTTGCGGTCGTGCTGGCGGCCGGGGCGGCCGGAGTCATTTTGTTCTAG
- a CDS encoding chromate transporter, whose product MTSKGKERLGMIGQLFWTFLRIGPATFGGGYAMMPLIEREVAHKKGWIEEKELADLVSLAGSAPGGVGVNAAAFVGYRKAGISGAIAAVAGIALPTFLIVLALSLAYVRFRDSEKVRAALTGVQGAVIALMLLAAYRMAKSSVFDVSTAVVSVAALTVLLATNLNPVYIVLAGLVVGILLVKGKERLGLNVKTEKNGPNGGKAELYYPEYYI is encoded by the coding sequence ATGACATCGAAAGGGAAAGAACGGCTCGGAATGATCGGACAGCTTTTTTGGACGTTTTTGCGGATCGGCCCGGCGACGTTCGGGGGAGGCTATGCGATGATGCCGCTGATCGAACGCGAAGTGGCGCACAAGAAAGGCTGGATCGAGGAAAAGGAACTGGCCGATCTCGTCTCGCTCGCCGGCTCCGCGCCGGGAGGCGTCGGCGTCAACGCGGCGGCGTTCGTCGGCTACCGAAAGGCGGGAATATCGGGAGCGATCGCGGCCGTGGCGGGAATCGCCTTGCCGACGTTTCTTATCGTTCTCGCGCTCAGCCTCGCTTATGTCCGGTTCCGGGACTCGGAAAAAGTCCGGGCCGCCTTGACCGGCGTGCAGGGCGCGGTCATCGCGTTGATGCTGCTCGCGGCCTACCGGATGGCAAAGTCGTCCGTGTTCGACGTTTCGACGGCCGTCGTGTCGGTCGCGGCGCTGACCGTCCTGCTCGCGACGAATTTGAATCCCGTTTACATCGTGCTCGCCGGGCTGGTCGTCGGCATCCTTCTCGTCAAAGGAAAGGAACGGCTCGGCTTGAACGTAAAAACGGAGAAAAACGGCCCGAACGGCGGCAAGGCGGAACTCTACTATCCCGAATACTACATTTGA
- a CDS encoding ROK family transcriptional regulator, translating to MDKLERQLPSAKKLVYMQIAASETISKAELLAASKLTSSTLTRLLDEMVSEGLIRDSGLGPSSGGRRPILYQIHPDYGYLFGVELSRIHSTLGLFDMEMNPKSLVRWRMDEAMTPERFVEHAAGLMRNILRDHQIPPERILGLGIGAVGPLDRNEGLILDPLYFPAKGWTNVPICRMFEEKTGFPATLENGANTALIGEMWSIRHEQIEHALYVHAGASLRSAMMSHGHIVHGTIDMEGSIGQMIIQTDGPRLHPGGNYGALEAYSSVQALVKQAQAHAKIGGGLPTERYRLPPEQINFDVLLEALNDGDPTVREWFRQSAVYFGVGLANMINLLHPEKVILGGALIHSNSLYFDTAAETARKHTYYYPAYEPQFSRSRLKEDAVVTGAALVVRNRLIL from the coding sequence GTGGACAAACTCGAACGTCAGCTTCCGTCGGCGAAAAAGCTCGTGTACATGCAGATCGCCGCCAGCGAAACGATCTCCAAAGCCGAGCTCCTGGCCGCGAGCAAATTGACGAGCAGCACGCTAACGCGTTTATTGGACGAAATGGTGTCGGAGGGGCTTATTCGCGATTCCGGCCTTGGCCCGTCCAGCGGCGGAAGAAGGCCGATCCTGTATCAAATTCACCCCGATTACGGTTATTTGTTCGGGGTCGAGCTGTCGCGGATTCATTCGACGCTCGGCTTGTTTGATATGGAGATGAACCCCAAATCGCTCGTTCGCTGGCGGATGGACGAGGCGATGACGCCCGAACGGTTCGTCGAGCACGCGGCCGGCCTGATGAGAAACATTTTGAGGGATCATCAAATTCCGCCGGAGCGCATCCTCGGACTCGGCATCGGCGCCGTCGGTCCTTTGGACCGGAACGAGGGGCTCATTCTCGATCCGCTTTATTTTCCCGCGAAAGGCTGGACAAACGTTCCGATTTGCCGGATGTTCGAGGAGAAGACGGGGTTCCCGGCCACGCTTGAAAACGGCGCCAATACCGCGCTCATCGGCGAAATGTGGTCGATCCGCCACGAGCAAATCGAGCACGCCTTGTACGTGCATGCCGGCGCAAGCCTGCGTTCCGCCATGATGTCCCACGGCCACATCGTGCACGGAACGATCGACATGGAAGGCTCCATCGGCCAAATGATCATCCAGACGGACGGCCCCCGGCTCCATCCGGGCGGCAATTACGGGGCGTTGGAGGCTTATTCCTCCGTGCAGGCGCTGGTCAAGCAAGCCCAGGCCCATGCGAAAATAGGCGGCGGCCTCCCGACCGAGCGGTACCGGCTGCCGCCCGAGCAGATCAATTTCGACGTGCTGCTCGAAGCGCTGAACGACGGCGATCCGACCGTCCGGGAATGGTTCCGGCAGTCCGCCGTCTATTTCGGAGTCGGGCTTGCCAACATGATCAACCTGCTTCATCCGGAAAAAGTCATTTTGGGCGGGGCGCTCATCCATTCGAATTCGCTGTACTTCGACACCGCGGCCGAAACGGCTCGCAAGCACACTTATTATTATCCCGCTTACGAGCCGCAATTCTCCAGAAGCCGGCTGAAGGAGGACGCCGTCGTCACCGGAGCGGCGCTTGTCGTGCGAAACCGCTTGATTTTATAG
- a CDS encoding MFS transporter: MPNVRKLYAIRFFYNLIPAYVIERLFWEERGMTVEMVVYTEMIFAAAIVLLEVPTGMIADRWGRKRMLIVSAVMGCCEFSILLFATEFWHFAAVVLLAAVGSSASSGAEDALLYDSLLSGGKETLFEKIAGRLNAIDIVSTIVAALCGSLLAGRFGFSFNYWLSLLSMLVALALTLSLKEPARSGNPDDETQPIPIRAYLSASVRFFRRHPSVRPVVLTGMIAGAAIHFVDEFWQTYLDRIGIPVFYFGLFSAAIFLLRLPGNLLAYRLKARFGYRSLLAGATAAIAAGLVGLAFLKGWAGLAALFLACLASGVLEPLASGYLQHRIDSSMRATIGSFQSLGENVALTLLGVGFGYFSSRLDIFGGFGFIGFAGLAFLLYFVYASRGMAE, translated from the coding sequence ATGCCAAACGTTCGGAAGCTGTACGCCATTCGCTTTTTTTACAATCTGATTCCCGCTTATGTCATCGAACGCCTGTTTTGGGAAGAGCGGGGCATGACCGTCGAAATGGTCGTGTATACGGAAATGATTTTCGCAGCCGCGATCGTTTTGCTTGAGGTGCCTACCGGCATGATCGCCGATCGGTGGGGCCGAAAACGCATGCTGATCGTGTCCGCCGTGATGGGCTGCTGCGAATTTTCGATTTTGTTGTTCGCGACGGAGTTTTGGCATTTCGCGGCCGTTGTGCTGCTTGCAGCCGTAGGAAGTTCGGCGAGCAGCGGAGCCGAGGATGCGCTGTTGTACGATTCGCTGCTTTCCGGCGGGAAGGAAACGCTGTTCGAAAAGATAGCCGGCCGCCTGAACGCGATCGACATCGTTTCGACCATCGTCGCCGCGCTGTGCGGAAGTTTGCTGGCCGGCCGGTTCGGCTTTTCCTTCAACTACTGGCTGTCCTTGCTGAGCATGCTGGTTGCGCTGGCGTTGACGCTTTCCCTGAAGGAACCCGCAAGAAGCGGGAATCCGGACGACGAAACGCAGCCGATCCCGATTCGCGCCTATTTGTCCGCTTCGGTTCGCTTCTTCCGCCGCCATCCGTCCGTTCGCCCCGTCGTGCTGACGGGGATGATCGCCGGGGCGGCCATCCATTTTGTCGACGAATTTTGGCAGACCTATCTCGATCGAATCGGGATCCCGGTGTTTTATTTCGGCTTGTTCTCGGCGGCGATTTTTCTGCTGCGGCTGCCCGGCAACCTGCTCGCGTACCGGCTGAAAGCCCGGTTCGGTTACCGAAGCTTGCTTGCCGGCGCGACCGCGGCCATCGCGGCCGGCCTTGTCGGCCTCGCGTTCCTGAAAGGATGGGCCGGACTGGCGGCGCTGTTTCTGGCCTGTCTGGCTTCGGGGGTCCTCGAGCCGCTCGCCTCCGGTTATTTGCAGCATCGGATCGACTCCTCGATGCGGGCGACGATCGGGTCCTTTCAATCGCTCGGGGAAAATGTGGCGCTTACGCTGCTGGGCGTCGGCTTCGGCTATTTTTCCTCCAGGCTGGACATTTTCGGCGGCTTCGGATTCATCGGCTTCGCGGGCTTGGCGTTTCTGCTTTACTTCGTTTACGCATCCCGCGGCATGGCCGAATAG
- the cdaS gene encoding sporulation-specific diadenylate cyclase CdaS, whose translation MERRTCDETPLKELLKQRLNTIAHEIRRSLDMIENENHCLLSDFEHIGDSFKQVESLAASFYLQCYLSSFTSQYLDLSVCVRHLMERRHGALIVIQRNDPLDALLHSGIPVRASLSSSLLEAIFYPGNPLHDGAVLIRSDHIVSAANVLPISAAAIEGRKVGTRHRAAIGLTERTDALVLVVSEETGHASFAYKGKLHPISSIGTPQAAEP comes from the coding sequence ATGGAAAGGCGAACGTGCGACGAAACCCCGTTGAAAGAACTGCTGAAACAGCGATTGAACACGATTGCGCATGAAATTCGGCGCAGCCTGGACATGATCGAAAACGAAAACCATTGTTTGCTGAGCGACTTCGAGCATATCGGCGATTCGTTCAAGCAGGTGGAGTCGTTAGCCGCCTCTTTTTATTTGCAGTGCTACTTGTCTTCGTTCACGTCGCAGTATTTGGACTTGTCCGTTTGCGTCCGGCATTTGATGGAGCGCCGTCACGGCGCGCTGATCGTCATCCAGCGCAACGATCCGCTCGATGCGCTGCTCCACTCCGGCATTCCCGTCCGGGCTTCGCTCAGCTCTTCTTTGCTCGAGGCGATTTTTTATCCGGGAAATCCGCTTCACGACGGCGCCGTCCTCATCCGGTCCGACCATATCGTTTCGGCGGCCAATGTATTGCCAATTTCCGCCGCGGCGATCGAAGGCCGAAAAGTCGGCACGCGCCACCGCGCGGCGATCGGGCTGACGGAGCGGACCGACGCGCTTGTCCTTGTCGTTTCGGAAGAGACCGGGCATGCGTCGTTCGCCTATAAAGGGAAGCTCCACCCGATCAGCTCGATCGGAACGCCGCAGGCGGCGGAGCCTTGA
- a CDS encoding sensor histidine kinase: MNNRMLRIAAGAGLHALWWAAASASVIVAVFSHFLGVGVYDVPCGGADCRSFLQLTEAQFGHLQTIGVTPEAYGGFMVSLLTIQNLSALAIGFLVYRYGWRDPYSIVASLLILVAGTIFSTDDTLLSPFQYRLFRILDDFGSMYLFFYFLFPDGRFAPKWTIVPAVAWLIPMGAHLWFAPGTPLDHMTWPPELRGGYMLFMHGLVIVAQLCRYRQSASPERKRIVRWFIVGMSAYLLGGAIGLMAPFADNGIYRMATITLFYGGLLILPFSMGMAVLEYRLRGMAVAFNRTIVYAVLSLMIVLVYVVVVGLFGLLLHGQVTSMLALLATGLIALLGQPVRLRVQQAVNHLVFGVREDPYTLLSGLVQRLEGALTHKSLLMFVTEKVALALRLPYAAIEVRRDGGTEIVAVYGSAPERSTRIPLTVQGEEVGWLALGIERAADLVPPGKRSLLDDLVRQVSIAVQAERLTEELHRSRERLVGAREEERRRLRRDLHDGLGSSLASMMLRLDQVALLQDADTDKAASLLREIQAQLREAIAEIRRLVYALRPPSLDEFGLLFALRELTLQFENSGLRISMEGPERLPRLNAAIEVALYRIAQEALTNVARHAQASSCRILLETEETTLRLEVRDDGSGMPVSVRPGIGMRSMKERAEEVGGTCRFRSEPGAGTTVTAILPLELGGWTNELERWGKAADHAG, encoded by the coding sequence TTGAACAATCGCATGTTGCGGATCGCGGCGGGCGCCGGGCTTCACGCGCTTTGGTGGGCGGCAGCGTCCGCTTCGGTTATCGTGGCGGTTTTCAGCCACTTTCTGGGGGTGGGCGTGTACGACGTTCCGTGCGGCGGAGCCGATTGCCGCAGCTTTCTCCAGTTGACGGAGGCTCAATTCGGCCACCTGCAGACGATCGGCGTAACGCCGGAGGCCTACGGCGGATTCATGGTCAGCCTGCTGACGATTCAAAACCTGTCGGCGCTGGCGATCGGATTTCTCGTCTATCGGTACGGCTGGAGAGATCCTTACAGCATCGTCGCCTCCCTGTTGATCCTGGTCGCCGGAACGATTTTCAGCACGGACGACACCCTGCTGAGTCCCTTCCAGTACCGGCTGTTTCGGATATTGGACGACTTCGGCTCCATGTATTTGTTCTTTTATTTTCTGTTCCCGGACGGCAGGTTCGCGCCCAAGTGGACGATCGTTCCCGCCGTCGCCTGGCTGATTCCGATGGGGGCGCATCTCTGGTTCGCCCCGGGAACGCCCCTGGACCATATGACCTGGCCGCCCGAGCTTCGAGGCGGGTACATGCTGTTCATGCACGGCCTCGTCATTGTCGCCCAGCTGTGCCGTTACAGGCAAAGCGCGTCGCCGGAGCGCAAGCGGATCGTTCGCTGGTTCATCGTCGGCATGAGCGCTTACTTGCTGGGCGGGGCGATCGGCCTTATGGCCCCGTTTGCCGACAACGGGATCTACCGGATGGCGACGATCACGCTGTTCTACGGAGGGCTTCTGATTTTGCCGTTTTCGATGGGCATGGCCGTGCTGGAATACCGGCTGCGCGGCATGGCCGTCGCGTTTAACCGGACGATCGTATACGCGGTGCTGTCCTTGATGATCGTCCTCGTCTACGTCGTGGTCGTCGGCCTGTTCGGCCTGCTGTTGCACGGACAGGTGACCTCTATGCTTGCGCTGCTGGCGACCGGGTTGATCGCGCTGCTGGGACAGCCTGTCCGGCTGCGGGTTCAACAGGCAGTCAATCATCTCGTGTTCGGCGTGCGCGAGGATCCGTACACCCTACTTTCCGGGCTCGTTCAGCGGCTAGAAGGGGCGCTCACGCATAAATCGCTGCTCATGTTCGTCACCGAGAAAGTCGCCCTGGCTTTGCGATTGCCTTACGCGGCGATCGAAGTGCGGCGGGACGGCGGGACCGAAATCGTGGCCGTCTACGGAAGCGCCCCGGAACGGAGTACCCGGATTCCGCTGACGGTGCAGGGCGAAGAAGTCGGCTGGCTGGCGCTGGGCATCGAGCGGGCGGCCGACCTGGTGCCGCCGGGAAAACGAAGCCTGCTGGACGACTTGGTTCGCCAGGTCAGCATCGCCGTGCAGGCGGAACGGCTGACCGAAGAGCTGCACCGTTCGCGGGAGCGGCTCGTCGGAGCGCGCGAAGAAGAGCGCAGGCGGCTGCGCCGGGATCTGCACGACGGTCTGGGCTCGAGCCTCGCAAGCATGATGCTGCGGCTCGATCAGGTCGCGCTGCTGCAGGATGCCGATACGGACAAGGCAGCCTCCCTCCTTCGGGAGATTCAAGCCCAGCTTCGCGAAGCCATCGCCGAGATTCGCCGGCTGGTTTATGCGCTGCGTCCCCCTTCTCTCGACGAATTCGGGCTTTTGTTCGCGCTGCGGGAGCTGACGCTGCAATTCGAGAACAGCGGGCTGCGCATTTCGATGGAGGGACCGGAGCGGCTGCCGCGGCTGAACGCCGCCATCGAGGTCGCCTTGTACCGAATCGCGCAAGAGGCGCTGACGAACGTCGCTCGCCACGCGCAGGCAAGCTCCTGCCGCATCCTGCTGGAGACGGAGGAAACGACGTTGAGGCTGGAAGTCCGCGACGACGGGAGCGGGATGCCGGTCTCGGTCAGGCCGGGCATCGGCATGCGGTCGATGAAGGAGCGCGCCGAAGAAGTCGGCGGAACGTGCCGTTTTCGTTCGGAACCGGGAGCCGGGACTACGGTGACGGCGATTTTACCTTTGGAGCTTGGAGGATGGACGAATGAATTGGAACGATGGGGAAAAGCTGCGGATCATGCTGGCTGA
- a CDS encoding response regulator, with translation MNWNDGEKLRIMLADDHPMFREGLTASLGSVPEFEVVGEASGGEEAVRLAQQLQPDIILMDINMPGKNGIEATRDIVWHSPHIGILILTMFDDDASVFSAMRAGARGYLLKGANKQEIVRALQAVGSGEAIFSASIARRMMFYFDALTNKPAEPLFPELSDREREVLEWIAKGHDNAFIARKLGLSLKTVRNHVSNILNKLQVVDRAQAILMAREAGLGQP, from the coding sequence ATGAATTGGAACGATGGGGAAAAGCTGCGGATCATGCTGGCTGACGATCACCCGATGTTTCGCGAGGGATTAACGGCGTCGCTGGGCTCGGTGCCGGAATTCGAGGTGGTGGGGGAAGCTTCGGGAGGCGAGGAAGCGGTTCGGCTCGCCCAGCAGCTTCAGCCCGATATAATCCTGATGGACATCAACATGCCGGGAAAAAACGGGATCGAGGCGACCCGGGATATCGTCTGGCACAGCCCCCATATCGGGATTCTGATTTTGACGATGTTCGACGATGACGCGTCCGTGTTTTCGGCTATGCGCGCCGGAGCCCGCGGCTATCTCCTCAAAGGAGCGAACAAGCAGGAAATCGTCCGGGCGCTCCAGGCGGTCGGGAGCGGGGAAGCCATCTTCAGCGCCTCGATCGCGCGGAGAATGATGTTTTATTTCGACGCGCTGACGAATAAGCCGGCCGAGCCTCTGTTTCCGGAGCTGTCGGACCGGGAGCGCGAAGTGCTGGAATGGATCGCGAAAGGACACGACAACGCGTTCATCGCGCGGAAGCTCGGCCTGTCGCTCAAGACGGTGCGCAACCACGTTTCGAACATCCTGAACAAGCTGCAGGTCGTCGATCGCGCGCAGGCCATTCTCATGGCGCGCGAAGCCGGGCTCGGCCAGCCTTAG
- the cas2 gene encoding CRISPR-associated endonuclease Cas2: MLVLITYDVSTVNSAGQRRLRQVSKACQAYGQRVQNSVFECVVDATEFKILKLKLLELIDEEQDSLRFYQLGNNYKGKVEHFGVKESLDLEGPLIL; encoded by the coding sequence ATGCTGGTACTCATCACGTATGATGTAAGTACGGTTAACAGCGCAGGACAAAGGCGATTGCGTCAAGTTTCAAAGGCATGCCAGGCCTACGGGCAACGCGTACAAAATTCCGTATTCGAATGCGTAGTTGACGCCACGGAGTTTAAAATCCTAAAATTAAAGCTGCTGGAATTGATTGACGAGGAACAGGACAGCCTTCGCTTTTACCAATTGGGCAACAATTATAAGGGCAAGGTAGAGCATTTCGGAGTGAAAGAGTCCCTTGATTTGGAAGGCCCGTTGATTTTGTAG
- the cas1c gene encoding type I-C CRISPR-associated endonuclease Cas1c: MKKLLNTLFVNQPDVYLALDGDNVVLTKDQEKLGRLPLHNLEGIVAFGYTGASPALMGYCAERNISLTFLTMNGRFLARVVGQSQGNVVLRKKQYRISEDERMSAKIASNFIVGKIYNQKWMIERMTRDYPLRIDVDRFKEASAQLSAILSDARSCEDLERLRGFEGQAAVCYNKLFDRMILQQKEDFVFRSRSRRPPLDNVNAMLSLSYTLLAHDMASALEGVGLDAYVGFMHRDRPGRVSLALDLMEELRSIYADKFVLSLINKRIVGKDDFLKKENGAVIMKDEARKTFLTAWQNRKQEKIVHPYLGEKISWGLVPHVQALLLARHLRNDLDEYPPFLWK, encoded by the coding sequence ATGAAAAAGCTGCTGAACACCTTGTTCGTCAACCAACCGGACGTTTATTTGGCGCTCGACGGCGATAACGTGGTGCTGACGAAAGATCAGGAGAAATTGGGGAGGCTGCCGCTGCACAATCTGGAGGGAATCGTCGCTTTCGGATACACCGGCGCCAGCCCGGCACTCATGGGATATTGCGCGGAGCGCAATATCTCCTTGACGTTTCTGACGATGAACGGCCGTTTTCTGGCCAGAGTCGTCGGGCAAAGCCAGGGCAACGTCGTCCTGAGAAAAAAGCAGTACCGGATCTCGGAAGACGAGCGAATGTCCGCGAAAATCGCGAGCAATTTTATCGTCGGAAAAATTTATAACCAGAAATGGATGATCGAGAGGATGACGCGCGACTATCCGTTGCGCATCGACGTCGATCGTTTTAAAGAAGCTTCGGCCCAGCTTTCAGCCATCCTGTCGGACGCAAGATCATGCGAAGATTTGGAGCGGTTGAGAGGGTTCGAAGGGCAAGCGGCCGTGTGCTATAACAAGCTGTTCGACCGCATGATCCTTCAGCAGAAGGAGGATTTCGTTTTTCGCTCCCGTTCCCGAAGGCCGCCGTTGGACAACGTGAATGCGATGCTTTCGCTCTCCTACACGCTATTGGCCCACGACATGGCGTCCGCACTGGAAGGCGTCGGGCTGGACGCATACGTCGGCTTTATGCATCGCGACCGTCCGGGCAGGGTCTCGCTAGCGTTGGACTTGATGGAAGAGTTGCGAAGCATCTATGCGGACAAGTTCGTGCTGTCGCTCATAAACAAGAGAATCGTGGGCAAGGATGACTTTTTGAAAAAAGAAAACGGCGCCGTCATCATGAAAGACGAGGCAAGAAAAACCTTTCTGACCGCATGGCAGAACAGGAAGCAGGAGAAGATCGTGCATCCGTATCTGGGAGAAAAAATTTCCTGGGGGCTGGTCCCGCACGTTCAAGCCTTACTGTTGGCCCGTCATTTGCGCAACGATCTGGACGAGTACCCGCCCTTTTTGTGGAAGTAG
- the cas4 gene encoding CRISPR-associated protein Cas4 has product MDDKEDSYLMLSGIQHFQFCKRQWAFIHIEQQWAENVRTVEGQHLHRNADKPFTREKRGDKLTVRAMPVKSESLGVTGICDVVEFIRDDNGVEIQGAEGRYVAYPVEYKRGKPKKGEEDVLQLAAQALCLEEMLLCEVNLGYLYYNEIKHRVEVPLTADLKSKVRAVVAEMQDYYRRRYTPKVKTGAYCRSCSLQSICLPEMMNKRTVKSYIEGKIKE; this is encoded by the coding sequence ATGGACGATAAAGAAGACTCCTACTTGATGCTTTCGGGCATTCAGCATTTTCAATTTTGCAAACGGCAATGGGCGTTCATTCACATCGAACAGCAATGGGCGGAAAATGTTCGAACGGTCGAAGGGCAGCATCTTCACCGAAATGCGGACAAACCGTTTACGAGAGAAAAGCGGGGAGACAAGCTGACCGTTCGCGCCATGCCTGTTAAATCCGAAAGCCTCGGCGTTACCGGGATCTGCGACGTGGTCGAGTTTATCCGGGACGACAACGGAGTTGAAATCCAGGGGGCGGAAGGCAGGTACGTCGCCTATCCGGTCGAATACAAGCGCGGCAAGCCGAAAAAAGGCGAAGAAGACGTCTTGCAGCTTGCCGCGCAAGCTCTTTGCCTGGAAGAGATGCTTTTGTGCGAAGTCAATCTGGGCTACCTGTATTACAACGAGATCAAGCACCGGGTCGAAGTGCCGTTGACTGCCGATCTCAAAAGCAAAGTCCGAGCCGTCGTCGCCGAAATGCAGGATTATTACCGGCGGAGGTACACGCCCAAAGTGAAAACAGGAGCATACTGCCGCAGTTGTTCCCTTCAATCCATTTGCTTGCCCGAAATGATGAACAAACGGACGGTCAAAAGTTATATTGAAGGGAAAATCAAGGAATGA